One window of the Parasphingopyxis algicola genome contains the following:
- the ndk gene encoding nucleoside-diphosphate kinase yields the protein MAVTRTFSIIKPDATRRNLTGAVTKMLEEAGLRVIASKRIRMSQEQAEGFYAVHKERPFFGDLVEFMTSGPVVVQVLEGEDAVARNRKIMGATNPADADEGTIRKTYAESIEANSVHGSDSDENAAIEIAFFFADHEIVG from the coding sequence ATGGCCGTGACACGCACTTTCTCCATCATCAAGCCCGACGCCACCCGCCGCAATCTGACCGGCGCGGTCACCAAGATGCTCGAAGAAGCGGGTCTGCGGGTCATCGCCTCCAAGCGCATCCGGATGTCGCAGGAACAGGCCGAAGGCTTCTACGCGGTGCACAAGGAACGGCCGTTCTTCGGCGACCTCGTCGAATTCATGACCTCGGGCCCGGTGGTCGTGCAGGTGCTCGAAGGCGAAGACGCCGTCGCCCGCAACCGCAAGATCATGGGCGCGACGAACCCGGCCGATGCCGATGAAGGCACGATCCGCAAGACCTATGCCGAATCGATCGAAGCCAATTCGGTCCACGGGTCCGACAGCGACGAGAATGCCGCAATCGAAATCGCCTTCTTCTTCGCCGATCACGAGATCGTCGGCTAG
- a CDS encoding DNA polymerase III subunit chi has protein sequence MQVDFYQLAGTPVETVVPQLAAKVLESGERLLIVAGEERLRTLLDEALWTHDPTSFLPHGSDADERAAHQPILLSDKPEAANEARFVMLADGAWRDEALGFERVFYLFDADRLDDARTAWRSLAEKDGVEPRYWKQEAGRWRQGP, from the coding sequence GTGCAGGTCGATTTCTATCAGCTCGCCGGTACGCCCGTAGAGACCGTCGTGCCGCAGCTTGCGGCGAAAGTGCTGGAGAGCGGCGAGCGGCTCCTCATCGTCGCCGGCGAAGAGCGGCTGCGCACCTTGCTCGACGAGGCGCTCTGGACGCATGACCCGACGTCCTTCCTGCCGCACGGATCGGACGCCGACGAGAGGGCCGCCCATCAGCCGATCCTCCTGTCGGACAAGCCGGAGGCGGCGAACGAGGCCAGGTTCGTGATGCTCGCGGACGGGGCCTGGCGCGACGAAGCGCTCGGGTTCGAGCGGGTTTTCTATCTCTTCGATGCCGACCGCCTGGACGACGCCCGGACCGCGTGGCGCAGCCTGGCCGAGAAGGACGGTGTCGAGCCGCGCTACTGGAAGCAGGAGGCGGGGCGCTGGCGCCAGGGGCCCTGA
- a CDS encoding leucyl aminopeptidase, which produces MPVTFASSVPEDSSALILPLGKGKPLDTATKELSADAANLVKRAAEASRFEGDLGSIVEIFDETKHGTRRIVIVGAGNGDDTESLQKAGGAAMAKLLTSGETALAFDARTSGEKDAGSRMAFGALQRSWRLDSYRTKAPAKTKPTVEEIAVVANDAEAKRWDHFQALYAGIALARELVTEPPNIIHPQGFVERCRPLSELGVEIEVLDRDEMTELGMGALLGVAQGSIREPKLLVMRWDGTGGAQKNPVAFVGKGVTFDTGGISLKPGPGMEDMKFDMGGAAAVAGAMCALAGRKAKAHVVGVCGLVENMPGSNAQRPSDIVTTMSGQTVEVLNTDAEGRLVLCDAMHWTQEKYSPEVMVDLATLTGAMIIALGHEHGGCFSNDDGLADQLLAAGTGSGDKLWRMPLGKPYDKLIDSPIADIKNVGPREAGSITAAQFLQRFVKDGVKWAHLDIAGTVWMKSASNLWDKGATGYGVRLLDRFIADNFEG; this is translated from the coding sequence ATTCCCGTCACATTCGCTTCGTCCGTCCCCGAAGACTCTTCCGCGCTCATTCTGCCGCTGGGCAAGGGCAAGCCGCTCGATACGGCGACGAAGGAGCTGTCCGCAGACGCGGCGAATCTGGTCAAACGCGCCGCCGAGGCCAGCCGGTTCGAGGGCGATCTCGGATCAATCGTGGAGATTTTCGACGAAACGAAGCACGGAACCCGCCGGATCGTGATCGTCGGTGCGGGGAATGGGGACGATACCGAGTCGCTGCAGAAAGCCGGAGGCGCGGCGATGGCGAAACTGCTGACGTCGGGCGAAACCGCGCTCGCTTTCGACGCGCGGACCAGCGGCGAGAAGGACGCCGGATCGCGGATGGCGTTCGGCGCGCTCCAGCGCAGCTGGCGGCTCGACAGCTACCGCACGAAAGCGCCGGCCAAAACGAAACCGACGGTTGAAGAAATCGCCGTCGTCGCCAACGATGCCGAGGCCAAACGCTGGGACCATTTCCAGGCCCTCTATGCCGGTATCGCGCTGGCGCGCGAGCTTGTGACCGAGCCGCCCAATATCATCCATCCGCAGGGCTTCGTCGAACGTTGCCGCCCGCTGAGCGAGCTCGGCGTCGAGATCGAAGTGCTGGACCGGGACGAGATGACCGAACTCGGCATGGGCGCGCTGCTCGGCGTCGCACAGGGCTCGATCCGCGAACCCAAGCTGCTCGTGATGCGCTGGGACGGCACCGGCGGGGCGCAGAAGAACCCCGTCGCCTTTGTCGGCAAGGGCGTGACCTTCGATACGGGCGGGATCTCGCTCAAGCCCGGTCCGGGCATGGAGGACATGAAGTTCGACATGGGCGGTGCTGCTGCGGTGGCGGGCGCGATGTGCGCGCTCGCGGGCCGCAAGGCCAAGGCGCATGTCGTCGGCGTGTGCGGGCTCGTCGAGAATATGCCGGGCAGCAACGCCCAGCGGCCGAGCGATATCGTGACGACCATGTCGGGCCAGACGGTCGAAGTGCTCAATACCGACGCCGAAGGCCGGCTCGTCCTGTGCGACGCGATGCACTGGACGCAGGAGAAATATTCCCCCGAGGTCATGGTCGATCTCGCGACCTTGACCGGCGCGATGATTATCGCGCTCGGCCATGAACATGGCGGCTGCTTCTCGAACGATGACGGCCTTGCGGACCAGCTGCTGGCGGCCGGCACCGGCAGCGGCGACAAATTGTGGCGGATGCCGCTTGGCAAACCCTATGACAAGCTGATCGATTCGCCGATCGCCGACATCAAGAATGTCGGGCCGCGCGAGGCGGGATCGATCACCGCCGCGCAGTTCCTCCAGCGTTTCGTCAAGGACGGCGTCAAATGGGCGCATCTCGACATCGCGGGCACGGTCTGGATGAAATCGGCGTCGAACCTCTGGGACAAGGGCGCGACCGGCTATGGCGTCCGCCTGCTCGATCGCTTCATCGCCGACAATTTCGAAGGATAG
- the purN gene encoding phosphoribosylglycinamide formyltransferase has translation MAERARVAVLISGRGTNMAALLYAAKHEDCPYEIALVAANDPEARGLQLAAAEGVPTFARSHKGMERAAFDAIMDREIRAAGADYVVLAGYMRILSDEFVGKWEGRMLNIHPSLLPKYKGLDTYQRALDAGDTVSGCTVHLVTATLDDGPILDQTEVAILPDDTPERLATRIRLAEHQLYPRVLAELVGRELDPDWLVAKVGELALALPETRARTSHGAPGWRVGSEKSGKFFAYVSIHHHGEDAIALLVKTSGVDEQAALIEAEPDLYYRPAYYGPSGWIAIRLDTGAVDWDHIASWLRKSWSFVAPKKLQKLAEFLG, from the coding sequence ATGGCTGAACGCGCCCGCGTTGCCGTCCTCATCTCCGGGCGGGGAACCAACATGGCCGCCCTGCTTTACGCCGCGAAGCACGAAGACTGTCCGTACGAGATCGCGCTGGTTGCCGCGAACGATCCCGAGGCCCGTGGGCTCCAATTGGCCGCGGCCGAAGGCGTGCCGACCTTCGCCCGGAGCCATAAGGGCATGGAGCGTGCCGCTTTCGACGCGATCATGGACCGCGAAATCCGCGCGGCAGGCGCGGACTATGTCGTGCTCGCCGGCTATATGCGGATCCTGTCGGACGAGTTCGTCGGCAAATGGGAGGGCCGGATGCTCAACATCCACCCCTCGCTGCTCCCTAAATATAAAGGTCTCGACACCTATCAGCGCGCGCTCGACGCCGGCGATACGGTCTCCGGCTGCACCGTACACCTGGTGACGGCGACGCTCGACGATGGCCCCATACTCGACCAGACCGAGGTCGCGATCCTGCCGGACGACACGCCCGAGCGGCTCGCGACCCGCATCCGGCTTGCCGAGCATCAGCTCTATCCGCGCGTGCTCGCAGAACTGGTCGGCCGCGAGCTGGATCCGGACTGGCTGGTTGCGAAGGTCGGCGAACTGGCGCTCGCGCTGCCCGAAACCCGTGCCAGGACGTCGCACGGCGCGCCGGGCTGGCGGGTCGGCAGCGAGAAAAGCGGCAAATTCTTCGCCTATGTCTCGATCCACCATCATGGCGAGGACGCGATCGCGCTCCTCGTCAAGACCAGCGGGGTCGACGAACAGGCGGCGCTGATCGAGGCCGAGCCCGATCTTTACTATCGGCCCGCCTATTACGGCCCGTCAGGCTGGATCGCGATCCGGCTCGATACGGGCGCGGTCGACTGGGATCATATCGCGAGCTGGCTGCGCAAGAGCTGGAGCTTCGTCGCGCCGAAAAAGCTCCAGAAGCTGGCGGAGTTTCTGGGCTGA
- a CDS encoding RNA degradosome polyphosphate kinase: protein MDEYNPEHITEDFSRETEAEPGTEDRYFNRELSWLGFNERVLEEARNAAHPLLERLRFLSISGNNLDEFFMVRVAGLKGQQLQGVEMRSADGMTPGQQLAAVADCANALMDEQQRVWTELRAALAEAEIFVLSDTEIEGETETWLSEHFHTHIFPVLTPQALDPAHPFPFIPNKGFSLVFDLERKSDGEPIRELLMVPTTLPRFVRVPGETARYVAIETIIRRFTDILFPGYDMVGQGAFRIIRDSDIEVEEEAEDLVRYFRSAIKRRRRGRVIRLKLEADIPDDMEELIRREMGGDDSIVAESSGFLGVADLEQLVEEDRPDLKFPPFSPRFPERIREHGGDCFAAIKTKDIVVHHPYETFDVVVALLKQAADDPDVVAIKQTLYRAGKQSAVIRALIDAAEAGKSVTAVVELKARFDEEQNLLWANALERAGVQVVYGFIEWKTHAKVTMVVRKEEDGYRTYCHFGTGNYHPVTAKIYTDLSFFTADPRAGRDAAQLFNYITGYVQPEGLELISMSPRDMRNDLMKLIDAEIANERAGKDGAVWAKMNSLVDPAIIEKLYEASNAGVEIDLVIRGICCLKPGVPGMSENIRVRSVIGRFLEHSRIACFGNGAALPNKKAHVLISSADWMPRNFDRRVEYMMPIENPTVHAQILDQVMVANLIDNEQSWQLNPDGSYTRIVPEGRPFNLHRYFMTNPSLSGRGAALSEQGSMPKKLHVKRRG, encoded by the coding sequence ATGGACGAGTATAATCCCGAACATATCACCGAAGATTTTTCCCGGGAGACAGAAGCGGAACCTGGCACCGAGGATCGCTATTTCAACCGCGAGCTGAGCTGGCTCGGTTTCAACGAACGCGTGCTCGAGGAAGCGCGCAATGCCGCGCATCCGCTGCTCGAGCGGCTGCGGTTCCTGTCGATATCGGGCAACAATCTCGACGAGTTCTTCATGGTCCGCGTCGCGGGCCTGAAAGGGCAGCAGCTCCAGGGCGTCGAAATGCGCTCGGCCGACGGGATGACGCCCGGCCAGCAGCTCGCCGCCGTTGCCGATTGCGCCAATGCGCTGATGGACGAGCAGCAGCGGGTCTGGACCGAACTCCGCGCGGCGCTGGCCGAGGCCGAGATTTTCGTCCTGTCGGACACCGAAATAGAGGGCGAGACCGAGACCTGGCTATCCGAGCATTTCCACACGCACATCTTCCCGGTGCTGACGCCGCAGGCGCTCGATCCCGCGCATCCCTTTCCGTTCATCCCGAACAAGGGGTTCAGCCTCGTCTTCGATCTCGAACGCAAGAGCGACGGCGAGCCGATCCGCGAACTGCTGATGGTGCCGACGACCCTGCCGCGCTTCGTGCGGGTGCCGGGCGAAACGGCGCGCTATGTCGCGATCGAGACCATCATCCGGCGGTTCACCGATATCCTGTTTCCCGGATATGACATGGTCGGGCAGGGCGCGTTCCGGATCATCCGCGACAGCGATATCGAGGTCGAGGAAGAGGCCGAGGACCTCGTCCGCTATTTTCGCAGCGCCATCAAACGCCGTCGCCGCGGGCGCGTGATCCGCCTGAAGCTCGAAGCCGATATTCCGGACGATATGGAAGAATTGATCCGCCGCGAAATGGGCGGCGACGATTCGATCGTGGCGGAATCGAGCGGTTTCCTGGGCGTGGCCGATCTCGAACAGCTGGTCGAGGAGGACCGGCCGGATCTCAAATTCCCGCCGTTCAGCCCGCGCTTTCCCGAGCGGATCCGCGAACATGGCGGGGACTGTTTCGCCGCGATCAAGACCAAGGACATCGTCGTCCACCACCCCTACGAAACGTTCGACGTCGTGGTCGCGCTGCTCAAACAGGCCGCCGACGATCCCGATGTCGTGGCGATCAAGCAGACGCTCTATCGCGCCGGCAAGCAATCCGCGGTCATCCGCGCGCTGATCGACGCCGCCGAGGCGGGCAAATCGGTGACGGCCGTGGTCGAACTCAAGGCGCGGTTCGACGAGGAGCAGAACCTGCTCTGGGCCAATGCGCTCGAACGCGCGGGCGTCCAGGTCGTCTACGGCTTCATCGAATGGAAGACCCATGCCAAGGTCACGATGGTCGTCCGCAAGGAAGAGGATGGCTACCGGACCTACTGCCATTTCGGCACGGGCAATTATCATCCGGTGACGGCGAAAATTTACACCGATCTCAGCTTCTTCACCGCCGATCCCCGCGCCGGTCGCGATGCGGCCCAGCTGTTCAACTATATCACCGGCTATGTGCAGCCCGAGGGGTTGGAGCTGATCTCGATGTCGCCGCGCGACATGCGCAACGATCTGATGAAGCTGATCGATGCCGAGATCGCCAATGAACGCGCCGGGAAGGACGGCGCGGTCTGGGCCAAGATGAATTCGCTCGTCGATCCGGCGATCATCGAAAAGCTGTATGAAGCCAGCAATGCCGGGGTCGAGATCGATCTGGTCATTCGCGGCATCTGTTGCCTGAAGCCCGGCGTGCCGGGCATGTCGGAGAATATCCGCGTGCGTTCGGTCATCGGCCGGTTTCTCGAACACAGCCGGATCGCCTGTTTCGGCAACGGCGCGGCGCTGCCCAACAAGAAGGCGCATGTTCTGATCAGTTCGGCGGACTGGATGCCGCGCAATTTCGACCGCCGCGTCGAATATATGATGCCGATCGAGAACCCGACCGTGCACGCCCAGATCCTCGATCAGGTGATGGTCGCCAACCTCATCGACAACGAGCAGAGCTGGCAGCTCAATCCCGACGGCAGCTATACGCGGATCGTGCCCGAGGGCCGGCCGTTCAACCTCCATCGTTATTTCATGACCAATCCGTCGCTGTCGGGCCGCGGCGCAGCGCTCAGCGAGCAGGGATCGATGCCGAAGAAGCTGCACGTCAAGCGACGTGGATAA
- a CDS encoding LPS-assembly protein LptD: MTRSHILSLTALPLVLTLSANPAHAQGEPPVGFRDMIPPVIFTDTEIPPLASPENPDEIAFSAQTVEYDGEADIVTAIGDVQLVRAGARLRADRVVWNRRTGSVEASGDVAVRSPQGETAYADTATLTDTLRDGMVDNLLIVLENGGRLAARQGDRIDGVSTLENAAYTPYRAVDYDGEPRLPSWRITAARIVHDPATNRIRYSNARFELFGVTVMALPAFSHPDGTAGGASGFLVPDLRLSRTNGLEIGIPYYLQIAPNRDLTITPRFYTEVLPSISANYRNLAAEGAFQIGGMATYGTRRDPLPGGGFTTTGNKDFRGYIEGNGRFQFTPYWSVSGSGRLTTDDTFLRRYDISRDDRLRSTVAVERIGVDSYFSLAGWAVQDLRVTSDSGQQPFAIPVIDYRLRTDEDWLGGTINLQANSLGIVRTEGQDTQRAFASAEWSLSRITTMGQQVTLTALVRGDVYHSDENADTLTGLYRGEDGWQFRGISAVAADVAWPFVGEVLGGVQRITPRVQFVATPPLSNLEVPNEDSRAIELESTNVFALNRFPGYDRFEDGARVTYGGEYALDLPRFSLRSSLAQSYRLSREPALFPAGTGLASRFSDFVGRTEIRYGRFLALTHRFRLDKDNLELRRNEIDFAIGSRTTYAEIGYLRLNRDITFSAEDLRDREELRSSARVAIGNYWSIFGSAVVDLTSRQEDPLSQSDGFEPVRTRLGFGYEDEGLEFGFTWRRDYDDTGDARRGNTFLLRFALTNLGR, translated from the coding sequence TTGACGCGTAGCCATATTCTCAGCCTGACCGCGCTGCCGCTGGTTTTGACCCTTTCCGCAAACCCGGCTCATGCGCAGGGCGAACCGCCGGTCGGTTTCCGGGACATGATCCCGCCGGTCATATTCACCGACACCGAAATCCCGCCGCTCGCCTCGCCGGAGAATCCGGACGAAATCGCGTTCAGCGCGCAAACGGTCGAATATGACGGCGAGGCCGATATCGTCACCGCCATCGGCGATGTTCAGCTGGTACGGGCTGGCGCGCGGCTCCGGGCCGACCGCGTCGTCTGGAACCGGCGCACAGGATCGGTGGAGGCGAGCGGCGATGTCGCGGTGCGCTCGCCGCAGGGCGAGACAGCCTATGCCGATACGGCGACGCTGACCGATACGCTGCGTGACGGCATGGTCGACAATCTGCTGATCGTTCTGGAGAATGGCGGCCGTCTCGCGGCGCGCCAGGGCGACCGGATCGACGGTGTGTCGACTCTCGAAAATGCCGCCTACACTCCCTATCGCGCCGTCGATTACGACGGCGAGCCGCGGCTGCCGAGCTGGCGGATCACCGCGGCCCGGATCGTCCATGACCCGGCGACCAACCGCATCCGCTACAGCAATGCGCGGTTCGAGCTGTTCGGCGTCACCGTCATGGCGCTGCCGGCCTTTTCGCACCCCGACGGCACGGCCGGCGGCGCCAGCGGCTTCCTCGTCCCCGATCTCCGGCTGAGTCGCACCAACGGCCTGGAAATCGGCATCCCCTATTATCTGCAGATCGCCCCCAACCGGGATCTGACGATTACCCCGCGTTTCTACACCGAGGTCCTGCCGTCGATCTCCGCCAATTATCGCAACCTGGCAGCGGAAGGGGCGTTCCAGATCGGCGGCATGGCCACCTATGGCACGCGCCGAGACCCGCTCCCCGGCGGCGGCTTCACGACGACCGGAAACAAGGATTTCCGCGGCTATATCGAGGGCAATGGCCGGTTCCAGTTCACGCCCTATTGGAGCGTCAGCGGTTCGGGCCGGCTGACGACCGACGACACGTTCCTCCGCCGCTACGACATTTCGCGCGACGACCGGTTGCGCTCGACCGTGGCGGTCGAACGGATCGGGGTCGACAGCTATTTCTCGCTCGCCGGTTGGGCCGTGCAGGATTTGCGGGTGACGTCGGACTCAGGCCAGCAGCCGTTCGCCATTCCGGTCATCGACTACCGGCTGCGGACGGACGAGGACTGGCTCGGCGGTACGATCAACCTCCAGGCCAATTCGCTCGGCATCGTGCGCACCGAGGGCCAGGATACGCAGCGCGCCTTCGCCAGCGCCGAGTGGAGCCTCAGCCGAATCACGACGATGGGGCAGCAGGTTACATTGACCGCACTCGTCCGCGGCGATGTCTATCATTCCGACGAAAATGCCGACACGCTGACCGGCCTCTATCGCGGTGAGGACGGCTGGCAGTTTCGCGGCATCAGCGCGGTCGCGGCGGATGTCGCCTGGCCGTTCGTCGGCGAAGTGCTGGGCGGCGTCCAGCGGATCACGCCGCGCGTGCAATTCGTGGCGACACCGCCGCTGTCCAATCTCGAAGTGCCGAACGAGGATTCTCGGGCGATCGAGCTCGAAAGCACGAACGTGTTCGCCCTCAACCGGTTCCCCGGCTACGACCGGTTCGAGGACGGAGCGCGCGTCACCTATGGCGGCGAATATGCGCTCGACCTTCCGCGCTTCTCGCTCCGCTCGAGCCTGGCGCAAAGCTACCGGCTGAGTCGCGAGCCGGCGCTCTTTCCGGCCGGAACCGGCCTCGCGTCCCGCTTTTCCGATTTCGTTGGACGGACCGAAATTCGCTATGGGCGTTTCCTGGCGCTCACCCACCGTTTCCGGCTCGACAAGGACAATCTCGAGCTGCGCCGCAACGAGATCGATTTCGCGATCGGCTCGCGCACCACCTATGCCGAGATCGGCTATCTCCGGCTTAATCGCGACATCACCTTCAGCGCCGAGGATTTGCGCGACCGCGAGGAATTGCGGAGTTCGGCCCGGGTTGCGATCGGCAACTACTGGTCGATCTTCGGGTCGGCGGTCGTCGATCTGACGAGCCGGCAGGAGGATCCGCTCTCGCAATCGGATGGTTTCGAGCCGGTCCGCACGCGTCTCGGTTTCGGATATGAGGATGAAGGGCTCGAATTCGGGTTCACCTGGCGGCGCGATTATGACGACACGGGCGACGCGCGGCGGGGCAACACGTTCCTGCTACGCTTTGCCTTAACCAATTTGGGCCGCTAA
- a CDS encoding HdaA/DnaA family protein has product MSQFALPLDWPESGRGDAFIVDASNSEAVRHLEHWSLWPVRTSLLTGPRKSGRSTLGQLFARKSGGRVIDDADLSAEETLFHAWNAAQADRQPLLIIADEPPPRWEIALPDLRTRIAATPKVRIGEPSDQLIETRLQHHFGAQGMAIPQNAIDYLLKRMDRSHYALHHLMETLDRLGFERRSRITLGLVRDAMKELGFIDV; this is encoded by the coding sequence GTGAGCCAGTTTGCGCTGCCGCTCGACTGGCCGGAATCCGGCCGGGGCGACGCGTTCATCGTCGATGCCAGCAACAGCGAAGCGGTTCGCCACCTCGAACATTGGTCGCTCTGGCCGGTGCGGACCAGCCTGTTGACCGGTCCCCGAAAATCCGGACGTTCGACGCTAGGCCAACTTTTCGCGCGCAAGAGCGGCGGCCGCGTGATCGACGATGCCGACCTTTCGGCCGAGGAGACGCTATTTCACGCCTGGAACGCGGCGCAGGCCGACCGGCAGCCGCTGCTGATCATCGCCGACGAACCGCCGCCCAGATGGGAGATCGCCTTGCCCGACCTCCGGACCCGCATCGCGGCGACGCCCAAGGTCCGCATCGGCGAGCCGAGCGACCAGTTGATCGAAACCCGGCTCCAGCACCATTTCGGCGCGCAGGGCATGGCGATCCCGCAAAATGCGATCGACTATCTGCTCAAGCGCATGGATCGCAGCCATTATGCACTGCATCACCTGATGGAGACGCTCGACCGGCTGGGTTTCGAACGGCGCAGCCGAATCACGCTGGGGCTGGTGCGCGATGCGATGAAGGAGCTCGGTTTCATCGACGTGTAA
- a CDS encoding heavy-metal-associated domain-containing protein produces the protein MQFVTRNLKKLFVLALAGIGATGILLAQQTPENSRDFGFDSAANYEVTDILVDASGEDAEDARRNAWEQAQREGWRMLYARVNGGPASQAPNLSDSSLSAVVTGIIVEEEQIGPTRYVARLGVMFDRARVSRYLGVSGVVRRSPPMLILPVQWVGSTPMSFEERTRWERAWLRFRSGESPIDYVRASGTGPTPLLLTVGQTGRPGRGWWRFLLDSYGAVDVVVPVVHLHYAYPGGPVYGRFVAYHGPDRRKIAQFSLRVRSSASLDQLLDEGVRRIDAAYTEALEDGRLRPDPSLNFEFGLDEDALEEALDELQDSVAAAETRPAEPAVNTEQASSTGRYTIQVVTPDANAVRASEAAVRGTPGVRGASTSSLAIGGVSLMEVNYIGDLDTLASALAARGFQVQRGDGTLRISRGGSDTPDGQ, from the coding sequence ATGCAGTTCGTAACCCGTAATCTGAAAAAGCTGTTTGTGCTCGCACTCGCCGGTATCGGCGCGACGGGAATCCTGCTCGCCCAGCAGACGCCCGAAAATTCGCGCGATTTCGGCTTCGACAGCGCCGCCAATTACGAGGTGACGGATATACTGGTCGACGCGTCGGGCGAGGATGCCGAGGATGCGCGGCGCAACGCCTGGGAACAGGCGCAGCGCGAAGGCTGGCGGATGCTGTATGCGCGGGTCAATGGCGGACCGGCGTCCCAAGCGCCCAATCTCAGCGATTCGTCGCTGAGCGCCGTCGTCACCGGGATCATCGTCGAGGAAGAACAGATCGGCCCGACGCGCTATGTAGCGCGGCTCGGCGTGATGTTCGATCGCGCGCGCGTCAGCCGCTATCTGGGCGTTTCCGGCGTCGTCCGCCGCTCGCCGCCGATGCTGATCCTGCCGGTGCAGTGGGTCGGCAGCACGCCGATGAGTTTCGAGGAGCGCACGCGCTGGGAACGCGCCTGGCTCCGCTTCCGGTCCGGCGAAAGCCCGATCGACTATGTCCGTGCCAGCGGCACCGGACCGACCCCGCTGCTACTGACCGTCGGCCAGACCGGACGGCCCGGACGCGGATGGTGGCGGTTCCTGCTCGATTCCTATGGCGCGGTCGATGTCGTCGTCCCGGTCGTCCATCTCCATTATGCCTATCCGGGCGGACCGGTATATGGCCGGTTCGTAGCCTATCACGGGCCGGATCGACGCAAGATCGCGCAATTCTCGCTGCGGGTGCGCAGTTCGGCCAGCCTCGACCAGCTGCTCGACGAGGGCGTCCGGCGGATCGACGCCGCCTATACCGAAGCGCTCGAGGACGGCCGGCTCCGGCCCGATCCCTCCCTCAACTTCGAATTCGGTCTCGACGAAGACGCGCTGGAAGAGGCGCTGGACGAACTGCAGGACAGCGTCGCCGCCGCCGAGACCCGGCCGGCCGAACCGGCCGTCAATACCGAACAGGCGAGTTCCACAGGCCGCTATACGATCCAGGTCGTCACGCCCGACGCCAACGCGGTTCGCGCGAGCGAAGCGGCAGTGCGCGGCACGCCGGGCGTCCGTGGCGCCTCGACGTCCAGCCTGGCGATCGGCGGAGTTTCGCTGATGGAGGTCAACTATATCGGCGACCTCGATACGCTGGCGTCCGCGCTGGCCGCCAGGGGCTTCCAGGTCCAGCGCGGCGACGGCACATTGCGGATCAGCCGTGGCGGTTCGGACACACCGGACGGCCAGTGA
- the purM gene encoding phosphoribosylformylglycinamidine cyclo-ligase, producing MNAKHNSPEPYSYEKAGVSIAAGNALVKAIAPLARATARPGADADLGGFGGFFDLKAAGYSDPLLVAANDGVGTKVKLAIDHDRHDRIGIDLVAMCVNDLIVQGAEPLFFLDYFATGKLDNGVAECVVAGIAEGCKQAGCALIGGETAEMPGMYADGDYDLAGFCVGAVERGEALTGGDVAAGDVILGLASSGVHSNGYSLVRKLAADKDWKLDRPAPFDRDRLLVDALIEPTKIYVKALLPLVRAGDIRAMAHITGGGLLENIPRVLGDGLHAHVDASGWEQPRLMAFLQAQGNIEPGEMARTFNCGIGMALIVAADKVDTVSAALAEAGETVHRIGHVTEGDRGCTVSGSADDWSAMSAWSATHNG from the coding sequence ATGAACGCCAAGCACAATTCGCCCGAACCCTATAGCTATGAAAAGGCCGGGGTCTCGATCGCCGCCGGCAATGCGCTCGTGAAGGCGATCGCGCCGCTTGCCCGGGCGACCGCCCGGCCGGGTGCGGACGCCGATCTCGGCGGCTTCGGCGGCTTTTTCGATCTCAAGGCAGCCGGCTATTCCGATCCGCTGCTCGTCGCGGCGAACGACGGCGTCGGCACCAAGGTCAAACTGGCGATCGATCATGACCGGCACGACAGAATCGGCATCGATCTCGTCGCCATGTGCGTCAACGACCTGATCGTGCAGGGCGCGGAGCCGCTTTTCTTCCTCGACTATTTCGCGACCGGCAAGCTCGACAATGGCGTCGCCGAATGCGTCGTCGCGGGCATCGCCGAGGGCTGCAAGCAGGCCGGCTGCGCGCTGATCGGCGGCGAAACGGCCGAGATGCCGGGCATGTATGCAGATGGCGATTACGACCTTGCGGGCTTCTGCGTCGGCGCGGTGGAGCGCGGCGAAGCGCTGACCGGCGGCGATGTGGCGGCGGGCGATGTCATTCTCGGCCTTGCCTCCTCCGGCGTCCATTCCAACGGCTATTCGCTGGTCCGCAAGCTGGCCGCCGACAAGGACTGGAAGCTCGACCGCCCTGCCCCGTTCGACCGGGACCGGCTGCTAGTCGACGCGCTGATCGAGCCGACGAAGATCTATGTGAAAGCGCTCCTGCCGCTCGTCCGCGCGGGCGACATCAGGGCGATGGCCCATATCACCGGCGGCGGATTGCTCGAAAATATCCCGCGCGTGCTCGGCGATGGCTTGCACGCCCATGTCGATGCCTCAGGCTGGGAGCAGCCCCGGCTGATGGCGTTCCTCCAGGCGCAGGGCAATATCGAGCCCGGGGAAATGGCGCGCACCTTCAACTGCGGGATCGGGATGGCGCTGATCGTGGCCGCGGATAAAGTGGATACGGTCTCGGCGGCGCTGGCCGAGGCCGGCGAGACGGTTCACCGGATCGGGCATGTCACCGAGGGTGACCGCGGCTGCACGGTATCGGGATCGGCCGACGACTGGTCGGCCATGTCCGCATGGAGCGCGACGCATAATGGCTGA